The window GAATAACTGCTAAGGTTTTTTCTCCTTGAGGAATGGTGATATAAGTGCATTTTAATTGACTATTTTGGGGATGGTTTTGTGCGGGAATAGTTACTACATTTTGAAGTTCTCCTGCGGGGCGATCGCTATTTTTTCCAAAGATTAGATCGCCATTTTTGGTTGCGTCTGGTAAAGCCACAAAAGTATCGCACATAATTTAAATTGTCCCAGTAACATTGACGAGTTTTTTTGTTAGTAATTAGTTAAGAATTAAGAGCTTGAGCTTGACAGTATATTTTAGCAGGAGCTTCGCTAAAATATTTAAATAAAGCTGGACATAACCATCCTTCTAAATTTTCAGATTGCCAAAAATACCAATTTCCGTCATACTCTTCTCTTAGCCAAGTTAGTTCTGCTTGATAGCCCGGAAAAGGAGTTGCAGAAAATAACAACCGAAAACCTTTTTCTGTTTGGGGAATATCTCGAACTAAACAGTCAATCATTTGAGGAATACCGCTAACAAATGGTTCTCTGATTAATCCAACTTCCTCATCGTCAAACACCCAAGTATTTTCGTAGCGATAAGGAACAATTACCATCATAGCGTTAGGCATTTTGTGTTTACCAAATTCAGTTCTTTCTCTATTTTAACTTCATGTAAGTTGAATTTGTATAAATTTTGTCTGGCAATATTTCTAAACCATACAGTTAAATATTTTTACAAATTACATACTATGGTTATATATTCGCTTTATTTCTTCATTAACATTTGGTAGTAATTATAAGTTTAGTTTAAAGCATCAATCTAGAGAGATAGGCAATTACTACTCAAAATTGGTAAAATATTAACTACCTGAGAATTTTGGTAATTTAGTTTGGCAAGTTCATCTACCCTAAGTAAGGTTTCCCAGAGTAAAAAAGAGCCTCAAGCAAAGCATCCTTTGCAACGTTTATTCAAATATGGACGGAGGTATCGTCCCTTAATTTGGAAAGCGGTTATTTGTTCAATTTTAAATAAATTGTTTGATTTGGCTCCACCTGCTATTATTGGTGCGGCTGTGGATGTGGTAGTGCAGCAAGAAGATTCTCTAATTGCGCGTTTGGGAATTGAGGACGTTTTTACACAATTACTGTTTCTGGCAATAATTAATTTAATTGTTTGGATTTGTGAGTCAGCTTTTCAATATACTTATGAGCGTTTGTGGCGTAATTTGGCGCAGAATATTCAGCACGATTTGCGTTTAGATGCTTATAGTCATATTCAGGATTTAGAATTAGCTTATTTTGAGGAACAAAGTACAGGTTCGCTGTTGTCTATTCTCAGCGATGATATTAATCAGTTGGAGCGTTTTTTGGATGTAGGGGCGAATGAAATTCTGCAAGTTAGCACGACAGTAGTTATTATTACTGGTGCATTTGTTATTTTAGTTCCGAGTTTATCTTGGATGGCGATGTTACCGATACCTTTTATTATTTGGGGTTCGATTGCTTTCCAAAAAAGGCTTGCTCCTCGCTATGCAAATGTGCGGGAAAAAGTGAGTTTACTTAATTCTCGGTTGTCGAATAATTTAAGTGGAATTACCACAATTAAAAGCTTTACAACTCAAGCTTATGAAGTGCAAAGATTAGCGGTAGAAAGTGAAGCTTATCGACATAGTAATCAAAATGCGATCGCGCTGTCGGCTGCTTTCGTCCCTTTAATCAGAATGCTGATTTTACTAGGCTTTACAGCGATTTTACTTTATGGCGGTTTGGCTGTAACCCAAGGAAAGGTCGCAGTTGGTACTTATAGTGTTTTGGTATTTTTGACCCAAAGATTACTTTGGCCTTTAACTAGATTAGGACAAACTTTAGACTTGTATCAACGGGCGATGGCTTCGACAAATCGAGTGATGAATCTTCTCGATACACCGATTGCTATTCACCCAGGAAATGTACCTTTGGCTAAAGAGTCGGTGCGTGGTGAGTTAGACTTAGAAAATATTACGTTTGCTTATCGAGATCGTCAGCCAGTAATTGAAAATCTCTCTCTTCATATTCCCGCGGGAAATACGATCGCGATCGTTGGTTCAACTGGTAGTGGAAAAAGTACATTAGTTAAACTTCTCTTGCGTTTTTATGAGGTACAAGAAGGAAAAATTAGCCTTGATGGTACGGATATTCGCGAGATTTTCTTAAACGATTTGCGTGCGTCGATTGGTTTAGTAAGTCAGGATGTTTTTCTCTTTCATGGTACAGTGAGAGAAAATATTGCTTATGGTAGTCCAGATGCAAGTTTAAATGAGGTAATTGAAGCGGCAAAAATCGCCGAAGCCCATGAATTTATTATGCAGTTACCTCAAGAATATGAAA is drawn from Oscillatoria salina IIICB1 and contains these coding sequences:
- a CDS encoding DUF6717 family protein, with the protein product MPNAMMVIVPYRYENTWVFDDEEVGLIREPFVSGIPQMIDCLVRDIPQTEKGFRLLFSATPFPGYQAELTWLREEYDGNWYFWQSENLEGWLCPALFKYFSEAPAKIYCQAQALNS
- a CDS encoding ABC transporter ATP-binding protein; translated protein: MASSSTLSKVSQSKKEPQAKHPLQRLFKYGRRYRPLIWKAVICSILNKLFDLAPPAIIGAAVDVVVQQEDSLIARLGIEDVFTQLLFLAIINLIVWICESAFQYTYERLWRNLAQNIQHDLRLDAYSHIQDLELAYFEEQSTGSLLSILSDDINQLERFLDVGANEILQVSTTVVIITGAFVILVPSLSWMAMLPIPFIIWGSIAFQKRLAPRYANVREKVSLLNSRLSNNLSGITTIKSFTTQAYEVQRLAVESEAYRHSNQNAIALSAAFVPLIRMLILLGFTAILLYGGLAVTQGKVAVGTYSVLVFLTQRLLWPLTRLGQTLDLYQRAMASTNRVMNLLDTPIAIHPGNVPLAKESVRGELDLENITFAYRDRQPVIENLSLHIPAGNTIAIVGSTGSGKSTLVKLLLRFYEVQEGKISLDGTDIREIFLNDLRASIGLVSQDVFLFHGTVRENIAYGSPDASLNEVIEAAKIAEAHEFIMQLPQEYETIVGERGQKLSGGQRQRIAIARAVLKDPPILILDEATSAVDNETEAAIARSLERIIENRTTIAIAHRLSTIRHADCIYVMEYGKIVEKGTHEQLLAKNGIYAGLWRVQTGIKAIAS